The proteins below come from a single Miscanthus floridulus cultivar M001 chromosome 1, ASM1932011v1, whole genome shotgun sequence genomic window:
- the LOC136509191 gene encoding B3 domain-containing protein Os03g0120900-like, with protein sequence MEFTAPPTAARSGGGEERAAEQQQQQQQQQAVEKEHMFDKVVTPSDVGKLNRLVIPKQHAEKYFPLDAAANEKGLLLSFEDRTGKPWRFRYSYWNSSQSYVMTKGWSRFVKEKRLDAGDTVSFGRGVGEAARGRLFIDWRRRPDPPVHHQYHHRLPLPSVVPYAPWPHAHHHYPAAAAAVGVGAGAARTTTVLHMPPSPSSLYDPHRHHVGYDAYGAGSRQLLFYRPRQHHQPSTVVLDSVPVRLPTTPGQHAEPPPPVVASSAAKRVRLFGVNLDCAGSEEENGGRGGWRTTPTQHGLPSPPSSSSSSSGKKRCSVNLYL encoded by the coding sequence ATGGAGTTCACGGCTCCCCCGACTGCGGCCCGGTCGGGCGGCGGTGAGGAGAGGGCggctgagcagcagcagcagcagcagcagcagcaggcggtgGAGAAGGAGCACATGTTCGACAAGGTGGTGACGCCGAGCGACGTCGGGAAGCTGAACCGGCTGGTGATCCCGAAGCAGCACGCGGAGAAGTACTTCCCGCTGGACGCGGCGGCGAACGAGAAGGGCCTGCTGCTCAGCTTCGAGGACCGCACGGGGAAGCCCTGGCGCTTCCGCTACTCCTACTGGAACAGCAGCCAGAGCTACGTGATGACCAAGGGCTGGAGCCGCTTCGTCAAGGAGAAGCGCCTCGACGCCGGGGACACCGTCTCCTTCggccgcggcgtcggcgaggcggCGCGGGGAAGGCTCTTCATCGACTGGCGACGCCGACCCGACCCGCCCGTGCACCACCAGTACCACCACCGCCTACCGCTCCCGTCCGTCGTCCCCTACGCGCCGTGGCCGCACGCGCACCACCACTACccagctgctgctgccgcggtCGGCGTCGGAGCCGGTGCCGCCAGGACGACGACGGTGCTCCACATGCCGCCCTCGCCCTCCTCGCTCTACGACCCCCACCGCCACCACGTCGGCTACGACGCCTACGGGGCCGGCAGCAGGCAGCTGCTCTTCTACCGGCCGCGCCAGCACCACCAGCCCTCCACGGTGGTGCTGGACTCCGTGCCGGTACGGTTACCGACAACGCCAGGGCAGCACGCCGAGCCGCCGCCTCCCGTCGTGGCGTCATCGGCCGCGAAGCGGGTGCGGCTGTTCGGGGTGAACCTCGACTGCGCCGGCTCCGAGGAGGAGAACGGCGGCCGCGGTGGGTGGAGGACTACGCCCACGCAGCACGGCCTGCCGTCGCCgccgtcctcgtcgtcctcctcctccgggaAAAAGAGGTGCTCCGTGAATCTTTACTTGTGA